DNA sequence from the Procambarus clarkii isolate CNS0578487 chromosome 9, FALCON_Pclarkii_2.0, whole genome shotgun sequence genome:
GAGCTCCACCTCCAAGAACGCAAACTCCATTAAGAGCCCCATCGTTTACAAGAATTCCAACACCTCCAAGAGCTCCAACGCCCTCAAGAGCCCCAAAGTTTACAATAACTTCACCTACAGGAGCACCAACACCTCCAAGAGCACCAACACCTCCAAGAGCTCTTACGCCTTCAAGAGCCCCGACGTTTACAAGAAATCCAACACCTATCAGCGCACCAGCACCTCGAAGAGCATCAACACCTCAAGGAACTCTAACGCCTTCAAGAGCCCCAGTAACTTCAAGAGGTCCAACAAGAGTAGCTGTGTCGCGCcgccctctgccaccaccaaccgccaGATTTGACGCGCCTCTCCAGAGTTCCAGCAGGCCGCCTCCAGACGGTGTGAATCTCCTGATTAGTGGCATTCAGAGCACTCAGATCCCTGATAATGTTGCCGATGCCAGAGATACCGGATTTGGCGTCCCACTACCATCCTTAGGAGGAAACCAAGCCCCTCAGAACGTAGTACAAAGCACACACCGTTTCCAAACTAGTCAGGGTGTTAGTTTGAGCAACACACGACCACAGACTGCAGCTCCAAGCCATAAATCTCAGGACGACAGTAGGAGGAGCCACAACTTTGGAATTGGTCAGCCTGCAGTGCCCATCACGAAACCTACGACTACAGCAACCACTAGCAGAGGCTCTGCTACTTTTGGTCGACGAAGTCAGCAGACTTCGGGAGTAGGACAGCCTGTTGGGGTACCTCTTCCCTTATTAAGCAACATTGCCAGTTCCAGCGGCAGTCATCAGGGATCTTCAGCTTCCAGGGCGTCTCAAAGTCATCAGGGATCTTCAGCTTCCAGGGCGTCTCAAAGTGGTCAGGGATCTTCAGCTTCCAGGGCGTCTCAAAGTGGTCAGGGATCTTCAGCTTCCAGGGCGTCTCAAAGTGGTAGCACCCATCTTGGGGCCCCACAAAGAATTCCTGGAGCTGTTGGCACATCTTCTCAACAAGGAACCACGCAAAGCGGATTTGGTATTCCTCTACCAAGTCTCTCTTCAGCAGGAGGCTTCCAAGGGAGCTTCGGGGTTCCACTTCCTGCCAGTGTTGGAACTTCGAGTGGAAGATTTGGCGCCACGACCACCACGACTGGAGGCACAAGGCGGCCGTCACTGGGCACTGGAGGAGCTATCATCATTGTGGAAGATGACAGAGATGACCGATTTGATTTAGATGACCGATTCGACGATGACCGATTCGATTTGGATGACCGATTCGACGATGACCGATTCGATTTGGATGACCGATTCGACGATGACCGATTCGATTTGGATGACCGATTCGACGATGACCGATTCGACGATGACCGATTCGATAATGACAGTCGTGATTTAGACGACCGCTTCGATGATGACCGATTTGATTTGGATGACCGATTCGACGATGACCGATTCGACAGGGCCAACTTCCTGAGAACTTCGAGTAACCAGGGCAAGGTGGTGCTCCTACCACCTTCAGAGATCCAGCTACCGCCTCCGACCACCAGATTCTAACGGGACACAGCTGGGGgcgcctccccccaaaaaaaaatccaaaataatAAACACGGGGGAACTTTGTGGGTGTGCCCGTGTCCACCTCCCTCCACCGTGGAATGACGATCTGGAACACCAAGCTGTTGGTGTTGGCATGATTGTCTCCTATTCGAACCTTCAGTGCCTCATTGGGGAGTGCCTATATTTGTCCCTATGTATATTGTGATATGTGATATTAAATAAGTGAGCTGTATATTTTCTGGTAACTGATTTGCATCCGAATTCAATCAACGCTGTGATTTATGAGGCGAAAAAATGACCTTTTCGGTATTATTTGATATGACCCTTATTTCTGGCTTTGTGGTTGCCAAGTCAAATAAAATAAGTATCTGAAAATACCATAGGCCTAAACGCAAAcgttcacacaaacacacatgtgctttgttttacacacacacacacacacacacacacacacacacacacacacatatatatatatatatatatatatatatatatatatatatatatatacacacacacacacacacacacacacacacacactctggcctgACGATAACTAGATCACACGTTCAAGTCCAAGTGACAATATTTGTAATATATATCTACATCTTATAGTataatatttttgtatttgtGAATTTCAATAGACTCGCATTATTTTGAAAGTGCTTTGTTATTTTTTTTCTGCTGTTCTTTGCGGCAGCGGACCCTCCTttgatagtgtgtagtggaggCTGTCGTGAAGGGGCCCCTTACAGACCATACTGTGTCGTGAGGGGGCGCCCCTACAGACCATAGTGTGTCGTGAGGGGGCGCCCCTTACAGACCATACTGTGTCGTGAGGGGGCGCCCCTTACAGACCATACTGTGTCGTGAGGGGGCGCCCCCTACAGACCATACTGTGTCGTGAGGGGGCGCCCCTACAGACCACACTGTGTCGTGAGGGGGCGCCCCTACAGACCATACTGTGTCGTGAGGGGGCGCCCCTACAGACCATACTGTGTCGTGAGGGGGCGCCCCTACAGACCATACTGTGTCGTGAGGGGGCGCCCCTACAGACCATACTGTGTCGTGAGGGGGCGCCCCTACAGACCATACTGTGTCGTGAGGGGGGGCCCCTACAGACCATACTGTGTCGTGAGGGAGCGCCCCTACAGACCACACTGTGTCGTGAGGGGGCGCCCCTACAGACCACACTGTGTCGTGAGGGGGCGCCCCTACAGACCATACTGTGTCGTGAGGGGGGGCCCCTCAAACTTTgggggtgtagcaggtgtggatTTTCCTATTCGTAATGCTGTACACTCTCGTGTCTGGGTGTACAGGGGGGACAGATTAGAGGGAGGgatgtttttattttttattttttatgataATTATCTTTATGGTTTGGGCGCACTCGTCATATTGGGCCTTCCTGGTGTAGAGTAGTTCCTCTCGTTGTTCACCCGTGTGTTGCTGTTCACCCCTTGTGTTGTTGTTCATCCGTGTGCTGTTGTTCACCCGTGTGTAGCTGTTCACCCCTTGTGTTGTTGTTCATCCGTGTGCTGCTGTTCACCCGTGTGTAGCTGTTCACCCCTTGTGTTGTTGTTCATCCGTGTGCTGTTGTTCACCTGTGTGTAGCTGTTCACCCCTTGTGTTGTTGTTCATCCGTGTGCTGCTGTTCACCCTATGTTCATAATGTGTCTCCTGTCCTAGTGTTTACTGTGTTCACGTCATTGTTGTTTGTTTTTTGTGTCAATAAAGTAGGATTGTAAACATATTTGTTTTTTGTGTCAATAAAGTAGGATTGTAAACATATTTGTTTTTCTAACGATTTGTCTGTAAGTAGATGCTGTTCAGAGATGGTGCTATGTATTATATGTTTTCCATCGTGATGCTTGAGTATTTGGGAGGCATTGGGGGACTGAGTCAGGATTCCCTTTATGTGCACACTCACCAGCCGCACGATAAATGCTGCAGTGTGTCCTCGAGTCACAGAAAACGAAGCATGACCCATTTTCTATATTGATATTTCCATTGCCTCGAAGAGGAACCTTGTTAGGCTTATCAAGATCCCTCCAAGACACCGTCGACTGACCTGCAAGATGCACCCCTCAACAGTTGGCTGACACTTTGACCTCTTTTTGATTATTAGGGAAACAGAGAGGTATTATGTTTAAGGAAACATGGCCCAAACGTTTCCGTCCCGCGCGGAACTTGAGACCTTTCAGGTATCTTTtttttctctcaagaggagactctgggagagattaaagccccttGCGGGTCTTTGTTGGTGTCAGTCATGAAATTAACGTGAGAttagctagaatgttttatgtatcatttatccgctctgtgattgactacaatgctctacatctcacactgtatacccgccaaacacacaccgaaactacgacgttggtgcaacgttcgaacaaggtttaacaccacctaaccagttataacaaccaatatagcaagttgtaacaacgttctaatacgtcataaacacgttaagccaagatgtaacaacttaattacaaGTTGtagcaagcggaaaatagagacagtttcggtttgtgtttccagggtacagataaagagctaaaatctcttgaaaccttgcaaaatgaagctatgcgtttcATCCTTGGGACTccaaaagtccacgagaatagttaatatgagagcagagttaaaattgccTGCCatgagtgagagaattttgttcatttgtacagttttcggcgtgaaggtattgagtagatctagacaacacatgaagtttcaagctaaactttctaatatcctACACtcccctgaggtctatagaagaagaacgaaatctgattatgcactTTGGTTCTACaaagtagccaactccatcaaaatattaaatatgtacccaactcaattaatgattaatcaaccaattactccatgggataattgggatctatcagttgattttgtaattgCACCTAAGatagtgtacactctacattattaaatcaGTTAATACTGTACAGCATCgctgagagtactcagggtatgggtaacgatgtgtatcagtgctataccgacggctctgtagaaggaggtggacgatgtaccggatgtgcatgtaatatatttgaacaatcttctctcgtacatacagcaatgaagcgcgtcaatgactgggcaagtacaactcaaaaccgaacttgcaggaatataccttgccactgaattgttaaaagacaaaggcagtggacttatatactgtgactcgcagagtgcactcctggcattgaacgacatagtagtaacacccagaaaatagtcagtgatattcgaatgaatgtttttgctgctaaagaaaacagttttgagattaaattcctatggataccatcactttgttggcatctcaaggcatgacactgttgatatgcttgctaagacagcctgcagaaaaccagtggtagaaattgatatgggtgtttcattagcagtgacaaagagaatacttacacACAggtatttgtttgtgtgtgtgtgtgtgtgtgtgtgtgtgtgtgtgtgtgtgtgtgtgtgtgtgtgtgtgtgtgtgtgtgtgtgtaagaggtgATCAATCAGTGTTTTATGTATTTCACTTCCTCACTTCGTGAGCTTTTCGATTTCTCCTCACAGCAATTGTCTCCTTAACTTTCATTCCGTTCAGCTTTCTCTTTAGTTATGCTCCTCATTCATCTGGTTATGATACTTTCATGTCTTTCACCCGGGCTCTggcagactcgaaccctggacccctcgcGCGTGAGGCtcttatcgaccgagctattgagttgtCTTAATATTGAGGGGGTCtggagttcgagtctcctagaacccaggtgaCTGGGATGTATATTTCctgggaagtgtggatgacagttGACTTTTATGTCAATAATTATATAAccaaataaatttatttatataaatttatataacccAAAGCGTTAtaggacaaagagtactgggaagacgggacaccacgaacacAATCAGGTTGTTTAGAACTATAAGAAGTTTGGATTGTGAAGTTTCGACACTCAAactctctttttttttaaatgtcaacaaagccgccatgattgaggaaagatgtacaggtttcgtaaatggggGGTTGTGAAAATGGTTTATGAGTCCCCTGTCGAGAAGGGCGACGGATACAAGAGGCTTGACACACGAGGCCACGCCCACCACGAGGAGTGATCCGGACTCTCTTCTCTTGTGAGAGCctctctgtggtcccgggttcgatcccaggcaccggcgagaaacaatgggcagagtttctttcaccctatgcccctgttacctagcagtaaaaaataggtacctgggtgttagtcagctgtcacgggctgcttcctgggggtggaggcctggtcgaggaccgggccgcggggacactaaaaagccccgaaatcatctcaagataacctcaagataactgaccTTGTGTACAGGGCACTCACTGTGTGTGTCCCCcagaacatccccccccccctggtagaAGATGTCACCGTTATCTTCTTCGTTATCACCGCCGGTACAAGATGTCACTGGACATCTCCCCGCTTGACGTCATTGATCACCTGCTGGCAGAGTTCCCACGGTGGTGACGTCACGGATCAGCTGGCCAGGTAAACAGTGGTGTGTGAACCAAGGTCAGTGAGTCCCTCCTCTCTCCTgtgtcttccttcccctccttcctctcctcctcccttctccttcctcccttcctctttacttcccctccttcctctccttccttctccttcctcccttcctctttacttcccctccttcctctccttccttctccttcctctccttccttctccttcctcccttcctctttacttcccctcctccttctcctcttctaCGGCAACACAATATATTTGAGTGTTAGTGTTGTGTAGACGTGTAGAAGTCTTGTTACCGACACGACTGCTGTTCGAGGGGCTTCTGTTTAACGTGACTGTTGTTATTTGTAagtttgtgtattgtgtgtgtgtgtgtgtgtgtgtgtgtgtgtgtgtgtgtgtgtgtgtgtgtgtgtgtgtgtgtgtggactcacctagttgtgtttgcaggggttgagctctggctctttggtcccgcctctcaaccgtcaatgtgtgtgtgtgtgtgtggacttgcTTGCCTCTGTGGGGGGTCAAGCTTCACCTCCTGGGCTCAGGTTCTTAATTAGTATTCAAGTGAAGATATTCCTCGACAACTCCGAGGGTTTGTCACATATACATTTATGTTCTTTTAGGGTTTTTGCTTTTATGCGTTTCCCCTCACTACTCGCGCATTGAAGACCTTCTTTcttatgtctctgtggctcagtcGGGTGTTTAGcttccatttgtgtcccctcgtgTTGATTCTACTTCTTTTATAAACAGCGTGCTAATACCTCTGATATCTTGTAAGTTGTTAACATGTCTCCTGTGCGTTTTCCGCTcctaagccattacaactatatagcattgggaaaCGGGTCAGGATATGgacttgggatgggatgggggggggaaggaatggtgcccaaccacttggatggtcgggaattCACGCTGGTTCACGCTCgggacatgaaccagctgtaattGGTTCACCTTCCgaggtgagcagcagcagcagagtgcCTGacacactcgtgtgtgtgtgtgtgtgtgtgtgtgtgtgtgtgtgtgtgtgtgtgtgtgtgtgtgtgtgtgtgtgtgtgtgtgtgtgagtgagtgtgtgtgagtgtgagtgtgtgtgtgtgtgtgtgtgtgtgagtgagtaagtgtgtgtgtgtaaacacttGAACATTCACGCTGACATTTCTGTTATCATTTCGCCTCTCTTATGTTTTTGTTTCCCCTCTCACTCTCGACCTGTCTTTGTCAACACTGCCTCTCTGTTCATGTTGTGCTTGTTTGTAACCGCTGCTCCTGTACGGGGATTGTCTTTAAAGCTGTGTCTGCTCCAGGAGAAACTgtggcgtgcgtgcgtgtgtgtgtgtgtgtgtgtgtgtgtgtgtgtgtgtgtgtgtgtactcacctaattgtactcacctaattgtgcttgcgggggttgagctttggctctttggtcccgcctctcaactgtcaatcaactggtgtacagattcctgagcctactgggctctatcatacctacatttgaaactgtgtatggagtcagcctccaccacatcacttcctagtgcattccatttattaactactctgacactgaaaaaaatctttctaacgtctctgtggctcatctgggtactaagtttccacctgtgtccccttgttcgtgtcccacccgtgctgaagagtttgtctttgtccaccctgtcaattcccctgagaattttgtaggtggttatcatgtctccccttactcttctgttttccagggatgtgaggttcagctcctttagcctttcctcgtagctcaatcctctcagttccgggacgagcctggtggcataccgctgaatcttctctaactttgtcttgtgtttaactaggtatggactccaggctggagctgcatactccaggattggtcttacataagtggtatacagggttctgaaagattccttacacaagtttctgaaggcagttcttatgttggccagtctagcatatgccgctgatgatattcttttgatgtgggcctctggggacaggttcggtgtgatatcaacccccagatccttctctctatttgattcttgcaggatttcccctcccagatgataccttgtgttcagcctcctgctcccttcgcctaatttcatcaccttacactttccagagttgaacttcagcagccattttctagaccattcctccagtttatccaggtcatcctgtagtctctgtctatcttcatccgtcttgattcttctcataatttttgcatcatcagcaaacatcgagaggaatgagtctataccctctggaagatcgttcacatatattagaaacaggatgggtccaagtactgagccctgtgggactccgctggtgacatctcgccactctgatgtcttccccctcaccgttactcgctgtttcctgttgcttaagtactcccttatccactggagcaccttcccttttactcctgcctgttgctccaacttttttaacagccttttatggggtactgtgtcgaaggctttttggcaatccaggaaaatgcagtcggcccacccttctctttcctgcctaattttcgttgcctggtcataaaattctattaaccctgtgaggcacgacttaccatctctgaacccatgttggtggtgcgttacaaagttatttccctccagatgccctacgagccttttcctcacgatcttctccagcaccttgcatggtatacaagttaaggaaactggcctgtaattcagtgcctcttgcctgtcaccctttttgtatattgggaccacgttagctgtcttccaactttctggtaagtctcctgtttccagtgacctgttatacaccatagagagtggcacacttagtgcttctgcaccttcctttagtatccatggtgagattctatcaggcccaacagcctttgtcacatctagctccagcagacaccttttgacctcatcactggtgaggtcaaattcctcctgtgtgtgtgtgtgtgtgtgtgtacgtgtgtgtgtgtgtgtgtgtgtgtgtgtgtgtgtgtgtgtgtgtgtacgtgtgtggggggggggagacgaatGATCTTAGAGGGAACTCTTGGTGTCAACTATAAGGGACTCGTAACAATTGTTTCGTGGCGAGGAGCGTCTTGGTTGCTCATATCACTCGCGTCTCCTTTCACTGGCCTCCATGGCTGCTCTTTGACCTGCCTTGTGTGCTGGCCATCTTCCTCACGCTGGGTTACGTTAGTCGAGGTCACCTCAGGTCACAGGTCATGGTCACCCTTGATAAGGTTCTGGTGGCCCCTTGTAGTGTTGACTCCTCTCCCCctccatcatctctctctctctctctctctctctctctctctctctgtatatataatatatacatcagACAAGACCAGTTCCTGTACGATCCGTTACAATGTTCTGTGCAGCATCTGGGGGGGGGGATGCTGGGGTTGGCATCACTTCATCTCCGACCTCAGATGCGTATGTTTCTAGCGTTGAAATCTCTGCTTATAATGccgtacaaaatatatatatatatatatctatccttGTATCAAGATATAGTCGCAAGAGCCCTGGGTTTGTATTCTATGTTTCGCTACGTTCCCT
Encoded proteins:
- the LOC123766163 gene encoding uncharacterized protein DKFZp434B061 encodes the protein MRDSGRCGLLILLEVVAVVLAGRDTIQDLSDEGLDTSPAYETSGGGVAKDALDDVVVEGAIRLTRSRLPRALLGGGTVAGGTPGHDFPVLNSVPVTVFNCRDRQHGYYADVDTACQVFHVCHADGRMDSFLCPNGTIFQQQQLVCDWWYNVDCQTSFQHFGVNLEIGKVSTTSPHASPASGSDGSRGSSFGGVARQTAVTSSSAGVHSGVTGRSGFLGSQGSSGGAFSATRAPEAAFTPSGGSGTSVNHVEATVRATAAQSSASGRSPFSSFQTPTNAPTPTPAPTRAPSSTRAPPPRTQTPLRAPSFTRIPTPPRAPTPSRAPKFTITSPTGAPTPPRAPTPPRALTPSRAPTFTRNPTPISAPAPRRASTPQGTLTPSRAPVTSRGPTRVAVSRRPLPPPTARFDAPLQSSSRPPPDGVNLLISGIQSTQIPDNVADARDTGFGVPLPSLGGNQAPQNVVQSTHRFQTSQGVSLSNTRPQTAAPSHKSQDDSRRSHNFGIGQPAVPITKPTTTATTSRGSATFGRRSQQTSGVGQPVGVPLPLLSNIASSSGSHQGSSASRASQSHQGSSASRASQSGQGSSASRASQSGQGSSASRASQSGSTHLGAPQRIPGAVGTSSQQGTTQSGFGIPLPSLSSAGGFQGSFGVPLPASVGTSSGRFGATTTTTGGTRRPSLGTGGAIIIVEDDRDDRFDLDDRFDDDRFDLDDRFDDDRFDLDDRFDDDRFDLDDRFDDDRFDDDRFDNDSRDLDDRFDDDRFDLDDRFDDDRFDRANFLRTSSNQGKVVLLPPSEIQLPPPTTRF